The proteins below are encoded in one region of Gopherus flavomarginatus isolate rGopFla2 chromosome 12, rGopFla2.mat.asm, whole genome shotgun sequence:
- the LOC127032386 gene encoding TNF receptor-associated factor 3-like has product MSANPGAQPHVPGGTMVKFGAGLRPVDPARGSGLLCSACGFLLIRPQQTECGHRYCAACVQRLLGDTDKVTCCVCSKRLNPNQIYRDRAAEKDALSTAVTCPRASCSWRGTLASYLDHLCPPAASPGPEEKSAPKDPEAHAMDAPSLALQRRIQQLEFIVTSLHQELQSQAGAMEALRRRCLQDLPSPGVSAEPPGCSHGARGAMAMSSELASTNGTLVWKLQEFSKLLGDAKAGRRTSIYSSVFATRPFGYRLCLRLYPDGDGAGQGTHLSLFMALARGPYDDLLPWPFLRKVTFYLLDPWRRRPALREMFAPDPCSTSFQQPRGQLNVASGSPLFAPHGQLQNYLKDDTLYVKVVVDTSGMEV; this is encoded by the exons ATGTCTGCCAACCCCGGCGCCCAGCCGCACGTCCCAGGGGGCACCATGGTGAAGTTCGGGGCAGGCCTCAGGCCTGTGGATCCTGCCCGTGGCTCCGGCTTGCTCTGCTCGGCTTGTGGCTTCCTGCTTATCCGGCCCCAGCAGACAGAGTGTGGCCACCGGTACTGTGCCGCCTGCGTCCAGCGACTGCTGGG GGACACAGACAAGGTGACCTGCTGCGTTTGTAGCAAGAGACTGAACCCCAACCAG ATTTACAGGGACCGAGCAGCCGAGAAAGACGCTCTCAGCACGGCCGTGacctgccccagagccagctgcagctgGAGGGGGACCCTGGCTTCCTACCTG gatcacctctgccccccagcagcgAGTCCCGGCCCGGAGGAGAAGTCAGCTCCGAAGGACCCGGAGGCCCACGCAATG gacgCCCCATCCCTGGCTCTCCAGCGGCGGATACAGCAGCTGGAGTTTATCGTGACATCCCTGCACCAGGAGCTCCAGAGCCAGGCTGGTGCCATGGAGGCTCTGCGGCGCCGGTGCCTCCAGGACCTGCCGTCCCCGGGGGTCTCCGCGGAGCCGCCCGGCTGCTCCCATGGGGCCCGGGGAGCCATGGCGATGTCCTCGGAGCTGGCCAGCACCAACGGGACCCTGGTCTGGAAGCTCCAAGAGTTCTCCAAGCTGCTGGGGGACGCCAAGGCCGGGAGGAGAACGTCCATCTACTCCTCAGTCTTTGCCACCCGCCCCTTCGGCTACCGGCTCTGCCTCCGGCTCTACCCGGACGGGGATGGGGCCGGCCAGGGCACCCACCTCTCGCTGTTCATGGCCTTGGCCAGGGGGCCCTACGATGATCTCCTGCCGTGGCCTTTCCTCCGCAAGGTCACCTTCTACCTCCTGGATCCCTGGCGGCGGAGGCCGGCCCTGAGGGAGATGTTCGCCCCCGATCCCTGCAGCACGTCCTTCCAGCAGCCCCGGGGCCAGCTCAACGTGGCTAGCGGGAGCCCCCTCTTTGCCCCCCATGGACAGCTCCAAAACTACCTCAAAGACGACACCCTCTACGTCAAGGTGGTGGTGGACACGTCCGGGATGGAGGTGTGa